The nucleotide sequence TCCTGGCGACCACGAGGACGATGAAGAGGAGGAGCTCGAAGACCAGCAGGGCCATCAGCAGGATCAGTGCCTTGACCGAGAAGTAACCGAAGGCGAGGATCACGACCGGAATCGCGATCGCCGCGGCCAGCGACAGGGCCAGCAGCACACCCCAGACCACGGGCCGGAAGGCCCCGCGGCGTGCCGGCAGGATGTTCGACACTTGGTTGGCGGTGCCGATGAAGATCGCGACCGATGCAGCACTCAGCGCCTTGACCGCGTCCACGACCTGCAGGTTGGTCGAGAGTTCGGCCGGCCGCACGACGAAGTACAGCGCGGCCGCGGCGGCGGCGCAGAGAACGAAGACCCAGAACAATCCGCCCTGGAAACCCTTGTCGCGTTTCTCACTCATTGAGCGACCTTACCTTCAACTCGATTGTCGATCCGAAGCGGACCCTCAGGCGAAAGCAGAGGTATCGATCCCGCGCTTGAAGATCTTGCCGGTCGGACCCTTGGGCAGGTCGTCGATGATCTGGACGTGGCGCGGGTACTTGTAGGCCGCGACCTGCCCCTTGACGAAGGCCTTGATCTCATCCGGGGTGGCTGACGCGCCGTCCTTCAGCGAGACCACCGCGGCGATCTCCTCACCGAGGTCGTCGTGGGGGATGCCGATCACGGCTGCCTCCTTGACCGCGGGATGCTCGTAGAGCACCTCCTCGACCTCCCGGGGGTAGACGTTGTAGCCGCCGCGCAGGATCATCTCCTTCTTGCGGTCGACGATCGAGTAGTAGCCGTCTTCGTCGACCGTGCCGACGTCGCCGGACGAGAACCAGCCGTCCTTGTCGATCGCCTTGGCGGTCGCCTCGGGCATGTTCCAGTAACCCTTCATCACGTTCGGGCCCTTGATCTGGATCTCGCCCTTCTCGCCGACCCCGACGACCTTGCCGTCGTCATCGACCAGGCGCACTTCCACGCCCTCGATCGGCACGCCGATCGTCCCCGGCTTCTGCTCCATGTCGAGGCGGCCGAAGGTGGCCACCGGCGAAGTCTCGGACAGGCCGTAGCCCTCGATGATCGGGGAGCCGAACTGCTCTTCGAATGCCTTGAGGATCTCTCCGGGCAGGGCCGCTCCCCCGGACACGCAGATGCGCAGCGAGCTGATGTCGGCCTTGTCCTTGTCTTCGGTGTGGAGCAGCGCCGCGTACATGGTCGGCACTCCCATGAAGATGGTGACTTTGTCGCGCTCGATGATCTCCAGGGTCTTCAGCGGATCGAACCGCGGCAGCAGGGTCAGCTCGGCGCCGACCTTGACCACCACGTTCATGCTGACCGTCTGGCCGAAGATGTGGAAGAGCGGCAGGCCTCCGAAGATCACGTCTTCTTCGGTCGGGCCGAACAGGCCGAGGATCGACTCGATGTTGGTGCCGATGTTGTTGTGGGTCAGCTCGGCGCCCTTGGGCTGGCCGGTGGTGCCGGAGGTGTAGAGGACGACGGCGGTGTCGTCGGGTTCGACCTCGGCGATCTCCTCGACCGGGTCGAAGCCGCCGACTGTCTCGAGGAAGGGGCCGTTGTCGACGATCTGGACCTCGACCCCGGTCTCCTCGCCGGCGGCGACCGCCTCAGCGGCGAAATCGTTCCAGACGAGGATCAGCTTGGCGCCGGAATCGTTCATGTAGTGCTTGATCTCACGCGAGGTCAGCAGCACGTTCATCGGCACGACGATCGCTCCGAGGCGGAGGACCGCGTAGTAGACCATCAGGAAGTGGGGGACGTTCGGCAGCATCACGCAGACGCGGTCGCCCTTTTCGATGCCCTTGTCCTTGAGCAGCCCGGAAACGCGCTGGCTCATCTGGTTCATCGTCGCGTAGTTGAGCGTGACGTCATCCAGCCGGATGCCGGTCCGCTCGGGGAACTTCTCGGCGGAATCCTGCAAAAGGGTTGCCAGATTTGGGTTCAACGTGTTGCCTCTCCTTCGTGACTAGGTCTACATCTACCCGCGAACCCCAACTCTATTCAGTCTGGGAAACTGAGCGGCATGAGTTTTCAAGGGAAGGTCGCGCTGGTCACGGGTGGAGCCAACGGTCTGGGGCGGGCGACCGCCGCGCGCCTGATCGGGCAAGGGGCGAAAGTCGTTCTGGCCGACATCGAATCGGAGACCGGCGAGGCTGCCGCGAGCGATCTCGGCGCCGAGTTTATCCAAACAGACGTCACCGTCCCGGAGGCGAGCCAGGCGGCCGTCGACTTCACCCTCGAAAAACACGGCAAGCTCGATCTCGCCTTCCTGAATGCCGGAATCGTGACCGGCTCCGGCCTGATCGAGCACTTCGACCTCGACGGCTACCGCCGGGCGATGGGGGTCAACCTCGACGGCGTCGTCTTCGGCCTGAACGCAGTCGTGCCGGCGATGCGGCAGAGCGGCTCCGGCTCGATCATCGCCACCTCGTCCCTGGCCGGCCTCGCGCCGACCCCGTACGACCCGATCTACGCCGCGAACAAACACGCGGTCCAGGCGATCTGCCGCTCGATGGGTCCGCTGCTCATCGAAGAAGACATCAAGCTGAACGCGCTCTGCCCGGGGTTCGCCGAGACCCGCATCGTCGACGGCATCAAGGAGGGGCTGGGCGAGGCCGGGATCCCGCTGATCAAGGTCGAGAAGGTGGTCGATGGCGTGATGGAACTGTTCGAGGCCGACTTCAGCGGCCAGGCCTTCTTCGTCCAGGCCGGCATGGAGCCACAGATCTTCAAGTTCCGCCGTGTGCCCGGCCCTCGGGCCGTAGAAGGCTGAATCAGACGCAGTAAAGCTGAACCACGGAAGCGGGTTCCGTGGTTCAGCTTCGAAAAGACGCCTTGTCACAACCTTGCGCGGACGTGACATGGCAGAAATGGCGGTATTGGCAGCGAACGGTAGTACTGGCAGTGAAATTGCCCGCTCAGCGGGCAAGTTCACTGCCAGAACGTTTGGCTCGGCTCCGAACCTGCTTCTGGCAACGGTATTGCGGGTTATGGATAGGAAATCGTTGCCAAAGAGTTTGGTCGGCTCTGAACTCGTTCTCTGGCAACGGTTTCCCGGGATATAGATATGAAGTCGCTGCCAGAACAGTTGCTCCGCGCTGTCAGCAGGAGTGGACCCGATCCGGGGACCGGGTCCAGGCTCCTCCTCCCCCTGGTCCCTCCCCAGGAACCCGGACGGCTTCAAAAGCGCCATCCGACTCATATAAACCGATAATCCGCCGAAAGTTGCTATCGGCTCTTGGTCAATTCCGGCGGTTCCAGAGGATCGAGATCGGGATCATCGCGGCGACCAGCAGGACGACGAATCCGAAGGTCTGGCCGACCGCTTCGGTGGTGGTGAAACCTTCGAGGTGGGAGATGTGGAAAGCGACGTGAAGGACCTGTGCGATCAGCCAGGCGATGCAGAGCGGGAGGATCAATTGCCGCGACGGCTTGACCAGTGACCAGCAGAAAAGGAAGCCGAAAGCGAGGTAGAGCCCGCCGACGTCGGTGATCAGGTGCTCGTTGTACGGCGGCAGCAGGTTGACCCATGACGTGAAGAACGGATAGTCCTCGTAGAAGGTGCCCGGAGCGAACGCGGCCGGCAGCCCGACCGTCAGCGCGGCCAGGGCGAGCACGGCCAGACTTGCTTTGATCAGGTTCGAACGGTTCATCGATAGAGGTAAGCGTTACGGCGTAACGCCGCCGTTGCCGTTGCGCCTGCCGAAGCTGACGATCTGATTCGCCAGCGGCAGCTGGTTCCTGTGCGGGCCGATCAGCCTGCGTTTGATTCCCGGATCGCCACCGGCCTGAAGCGCGGCCTCGTCGGTGATGAAACCCTGGCCGCGGAACTTCCTGAAGACGAACGGCAGTCCGTTCGACTGCAGCGGCGAGGCCGAGTCCATGATGTGGAAGTGGAGATGCGCGCCGTCAGTGTTGCCCGTGTTGCCGAGCTTGCCGATGACCCTGCCCGACTTGATGCGCTGGCCCTTCTTCACCGTGATGCTGCCCGGCTGGAGGTGGGCGTAGAAGGCGAAGCGCCCGTGACCGATGTTGACCACGACGTGATTGCCACCGGCCATCTGAAGCGTGGCGTTCGTCGGCAGCGAGCCCGGCGTCTGCTCGGGCAGCCCGTCGCGGACACGGACGACCTTGCCCTTGGCAACCGAGTAGATCGGATCGCCGAAGTAGGGGTAGCTCGAGTTCTCGTTGAGCGGCCCGCTGAAGAGCCGGTCGTCGTCGTTCAGCTGGACGTAGTCGATCGCGAAGCGCTCCGGCACGCGGATGGTGCCATCGATTGAAAGGGTGGCGCCGCGGTGGGGGTTGAGGACGCAGCAGCCGTTGGCTCCGACCCACTTGCCGCCGCGAAGGGGCGCGTCGACGCGGACGGCCTTGCGCTGGCCGACCCGGGACCTGACGCCGGCGAAGCGCAGCTTCTTCAGCTCGCTGGTTGTCGGATCAGTCCAGGAGAGGACGACGCCGTGGCTGATCCGCTTCGGGGTCTTCCGGCTGCGGCTGTAAGTGGCGTCGACGATGATCATCGAGTTCGAACCGGCGAGGACGGTGGCTCCGGTGCCGCCGCCGAAGTTGTTGATGCGCCCGGCGATGTCGGTCTCGGTCATCGCCTTGCCGAGCAGGTTCTTGCCGCCGCGGATGCCGATTTTCTTGATCGTCACGTCGAGCGGGGACTGATTCACGACCTGGAGCTCATAGGCCAGGTGCATGCGGTTGTCGGCACCGCGGACCGGGCTCGGGCGTTCAAGCACACGAAAGGCGAGAGGGGAGATGACCGCTTTCGAATCGGGGCGAGCGTTAGCCGCCATCGGGGTCATCACGAAGGTCACCAGCGCCAGGATCGCCAGCAGGAAGCTCGCCGATGCCGTTCGAATACCCGCCCTGCGTAGCTGGCCCAATTGATCCCCCGTCCGTTTCTGACTCGATTTGGCTAGTGCCGCTGCGATTGATGCATCGCGGCGCGGGGGCATTCTCCCCGAACCCGGTCAGATGCGCAACTATGCTCGTATTGACGTTTTATCAATAGTGAGAATTCACCGACGAGGAGAGGCAGCAACCGAATGAAAAGCCTGAAGATTCCCGGCCGTATCGCAGTCGCCGCCGTGCTGGCGCTGACGACGCTTTTCATCCTTCCTGCCGCCGGCAGTGCCAAGACGCAACCCCCGGGCAAGCAGCTCGGCGGGCTCTATAACTCCCGCTACTGCGAGATCTTCACCGTCAACGCGAATCCGGAAGGCGGCTTCCTGGTCAACGTCTTCAACACAGTCGGGCTCAACCGTTGTCCGGCCGAGCAATGGGACGCGGTCGACTTCAAGGAGGTGGCCGAGAGCCAGGGAGCCTTGCTCGCCGTCCCCAACGGCCCGCGCCGCTGGGTGATCGACGCGATAACCGGAGCCAAGGCCGGCGAGCCGCTCGTGCTCAGTGGGCTGGAGGTCCGACCGGTCGCGACGCTCGGGACCCCCACGCTTTCCCCGGCTCCGTTCACTGAACTCACGGTCAACCGCACGACCACCTGGAACTACAAAAAGGGCCATTACATCCGCCAGGTGATTTCCCCGGAAGGCAAGCGTTACGCGATGCAGGCCTACACACGGAACGTCGATCCCGAGCTCAGCGAACCCGACCTGAACACGGTCGATCAGAACCCGCTGATGGCGCTGCCCGAGGGCTGGCGCTACAAGACCCGCAAACTGAAGCGCAAGCTCACACTGAGGTCGGCCGGCTCGACCCGGATCGTCCGCGACGGACTCGGCTGCGTTTACCAGAAGTTCCGCTGGCCGAACGAGAGACACTGACCCAGGGAAGGTTTTCGATGATGCAGGCGGTTAGATCACGATGCCCTGGAATCGTGATCATCGAGAAAATCGGATTTCAGGCGCAGCCAGCTGGTTCCCCGACCCGATCCCTTTCGCTCGATCACGCCATCTTTCCTGAGTTCGCTCAGTACCTTCTCAATCGTTGAGTCGCTGACGCCCGGAGCCGCCTCTCGAACTTGCGCAACATTGAACTCGTTCGACAAGTTGCTGGCTATGAAACGCTTGACGAGCAGCTGTTTGCTTCCTCGCCCAGCGAGTAGTGAAGTTCGCGATTCGAACTGGCCGTAGGCCGCGTTGACGATTCCGAGGAAGTATTCCGTCCAGGGACGCAGGTCGTGTTTTCCGTCGTGCCATCCCGCAGTCGATTTTGCTAGGGCTTCGTAGTAGCTCTCCTTACTTTCTTCGATTAGCTTCTCGAGGCTGACGTAGCGCCCGACCTCGTAGTCGCCGAGGTACAGCAGCCACAGTGTTATTAGGCGCGACATACGTCCGTTGCCGTCACGAAATGGATGGATGACGAGGAAATCCAAGACGTACGCGGCCGTCAAGAGAAGGTGGTGATACTTCTGCTGGCGCTCTGCTTCATTGAACGCGTCGTGAAGCTCCGCCATGGCCGCTGGTGTTTCGTTGGCACTGACCGGAACGAATCGCACGACTTTGGTTCCGTCTGGGTGTTCTTCTTCAACCTCGTTGTCAAGTTTTTTCCAGTGTCCGGTTGTGTTGTCCCCGGTGTAACGACCAAGAGCGCCATGAATCTGCTCAACGTACTTGGGCTCGAAGTCGATGGTCGTTGCATTGACGTGCAACAAATCCAGGGCGTACCGATATCCAGCAATTTCCTGTTCGGAGCGGTCACGAGGTTCTGTTGTTTCGTTGACAAGCTCTTCGATACGTTTTCTGGGGGCGTGGATGTTCTCGATCGCGTTCGAAGCCTCCGCGCTTTGTATGAGGGCTACTTGCCGCAATGCCTCAAGCTGCTCGGGACTCTGTTTTGCGTAGGAAATTGAGGGATTCTAAGGCAGCGAACTCTGCCTAAGGCCACATTTTGACACCGAAATTGTGGTCTTTACAGGGACGATTGTGGGATTCTTGCCCGACGAAAGACACGAAAGTTCAGGGCATATCCCGAATCAGGACTGGCGGCTGAAGACCAGCTTGGTGTAAGGCTCGAGCAGCGCGGTTTCGGCTGACTCGAAGTCGAGCACACGGCCGGTAAAACGCAAGGCAGCAGCGGACCCTGGCTCAGCAGGAGTGGGGACCCTTAAAGGTCACGTAGCCCCAGAATCTGACCGCCGCGCCGAGCGGCAGATTTTCGAAATCGAAATTGATCGGTCCGCCCAGTTCACCGGGTTTGGCACCCGGCAGATCCGGCGTGCACCAGTGGCGTCCCGGAACCGGGTCACCCGCACCGTAGGCATCCCGGATTGAAAAGCGGTTGGAAAACGGACCGGGCATCGATCCCTCGAGGTAGGAACCGTTGTTCACGTAGTAAGCCACGCCCCGAAACGTCGATCCATCGGCCTGGTTCCAATGAAAGTTCGCTTCCCGGTATTTGCTGAACGCCTCGGCGCCGTTGTAGCCCCTGCCTTCACAACTCGCGGACTTTCCTTCGAACTTCCGGCAGAGATCGCCGATGCCACTGCCGAAGGAAAGCTGGTTCTCATGGGT is from Thermoleophilia bacterium and encodes:
- a CDS encoding long-chain fatty acid--CoA ligase, producing the protein MNPNLATLLQDSAEKFPERTGIRLDDVTLNYATMNQMSQRVSGLLKDKGIEKGDRVCVMLPNVPHFLMVYYAVLRLGAIVVPMNVLLTSREIKHYMNDSGAKLILVWNDFAAEAVAAGEETGVEVQIVDNGPFLETVGGFDPVEEIAEVEPDDTAVVLYTSGTTGQPKGAELTHNNIGTNIESILGLFGPTEEDVIFGGLPLFHIFGQTVSMNVVVKVGAELTLLPRFDPLKTLEIIERDKVTIFMGVPTMYAALLHTEDKDKADISSLRICVSGGAALPGEILKAFEEQFGSPIIEGYGLSETSPVATFGRLDMEQKPGTIGVPIEGVEVRLVDDDGKVVGVGEKGEIQIKGPNVMKGYWNMPEATAKAIDKDGWFSSGDVGTVDEDGYYSIVDRKKEMILRGGYNVYPREVEEVLYEHPAVKEAAVIGIPHDDLGEEIAAVVSLKDGASATPDEIKAFVKGQVAAYKYPRHVQIIDDLPKGPTGKIFKRGIDTSAFA
- a CDS encoding Fic family protein, yielding MRQVALIQSAEASNAIENIHAPRKRIEELVNETTEPRDRSEQEIAGYRYALDLLHVNATTIDFEPKYVEQIHGALGRYTGDNTTGHWKKLDNEVEEEHPDGTKVVRFVPVSANETPAAMAELHDAFNEAERQQKYHHLLLTAAYVLDFLVIHPFRDGNGRMSRLITLWLLYLGDYEVGRYVSLEKLIEESKESYYEALAKSTAGWHDGKHDLRPWTEYFLGIVNAAYGQFESRTSLLAGRGSKQLLVKRFIASNLSNEFNVAQVREAAPGVSDSTIEKVLSELRKDGVIERKGSGRGTSWLRLKSDFLDDHDSRAS
- a CDS encoding SDR family NAD(P)-dependent oxidoreductase, yielding MSFQGKVALVTGGANGLGRATAARLIGQGAKVVLADIESETGEAAASDLGAEFIQTDVTVPEASQAAVDFTLEKHGKLDLAFLNAGIVTGSGLIEHFDLDGYRRAMGVNLDGVVFGLNAVVPAMRQSGSGSIIATSSLAGLAPTPYDPIYAANKHAVQAICRSMGPLLIEEDIKLNALCPGFAETRIVDGIKEGLGEAGIPLIKVEKVVDGVMELFEADFSGQAFFVQAGMEPQIFKFRRVPGPRAVEG
- a CDS encoding M23 family metallopeptidase; translated protein: MGQLRRAGIRTASASFLLAILALVTFVMTPMAANARPDSKAVISPLAFRVLERPSPVRGADNRMHLAYELQVVNQSPLDVTIKKIGIRGGKNLLGKAMTETDIAGRINNFGGGTGATVLAGSNSMIIVDATYSRSRKTPKRISHGVVLSWTDPTTSELKKLRFAGVRSRVGQRKAVRVDAPLRGGKWVGANGCCVLNPHRGATLSIDGTIRVPERFAIDYVQLNDDDRLFSGPLNENSSYPYFGDPIYSVAKGKVVRVRDGLPEQTPGSLPTNATLQMAGGNHVVVNIGHGRFAFYAHLQPGSITVKKGQRIKSGRVIGKLGNTGNTDGAHLHFHIMDSASPLQSNGLPFVFRKFRGQGFITDEAALQAGGDPGIKRRLIGPHRNQLPLANQIVSFGRRNGNGGVTP